The Cherax quadricarinatus isolate ZL_2023a unplaced genomic scaffold, ASM3850222v1 Contig2364, whole genome shotgun sequence DNA segment CAAATTGATCCAGATAATTTAATTGGCTTCATTAATACCCAGCAAAGCCATGCTAGGAAGGAATCTATCTTTGCAATGGACTGCGAGATGGTGCACACCTCAGTCGGAATGGATGTTGCAGCCATATCTATGGTGGACTGTAATAGCAAGTCAGTCTATGAGACCTTGATCTTACCTGATGCTCCAGTCATAGACTACAACACCAAACACTCAGGACTAACCGAGAAAGAGTTCGATGGTGTTACTACGCGACTCCGGGATGTCCACAACAAGCTACTATCACTAGTGGGTAGTCAGACTATCCTCATAGGCCATGGGCTAAACAACGACCTCCTTAGATTAAAGGTTATACATAACAACATTGTCGATACTAGTGTCCTCTACCCCCACCCTAAAGGTCTGCCTTACCGAGCATCGCTCATTTTCCTTAAGAACAAACA contains these protein-coding regions:
- the LOC128704754 gene encoding RNA exonuclease 1 homolog, coding for MADMMTKLLYHRMREMVLTEEDLNTYGYPRPHSQPGRAVIHRAASHYNIMNNFNTRTCQRCKTSYSIDAAGNLISPEPCNYHWAKLSTGTVPTYYCCRGKVSSQPCCTAPRHVSDQIDPDNLIGFINTQQSHARKESIFAMDCEMVHTSVGMDVAAISMVDCNSKSVYETLILPDAPVIDYNTKHSGLTEKEFDGVTTRLRDVHNKLLSLVGSQTILIGHGLNNDLLRLKVIHNNIVDTSVLYPHPKGLPYRASLIFLKNKHLGRASAYSLGLKCRGDAQATMKLVRLKCK